The following coding sequences lie in one Raphanus sativus cultivar WK10039 unplaced genomic scaffold, ASM80110v3 Scaffold2348, whole genome shotgun sequence genomic window:
- the LOC130505523 gene encoding uncharacterized protein LOC130505523: MSATTTPYLSLPSFRPRFQNPAKTHQLSPLSWSVSRRKILSSDRQQAASALLLLHQEKKQSWRLSATPEEISQQIVSSDTSSTEAIVSGGGSQDGVALIIQVLLIVAFLALSVLTIGVVYIGVTEFLGKREREKFEKEEAAKKSKKSGKKKPTRAKAGPRGFGQKIEDDDFDIDLE, encoded by the exons ATGTCTGCGACAACAACTCCATATCTCTCTCTTCCGAGTTTCAGACCAAGATTCCAAAATCCAGCTAAAACCCACCAATTATCTCCACTCTCTTGGTCTGTTTCGAGGAGAAAGATCTTGTCTTCCGACAGACAACAAGCTGCTTCTGCTCTTCTTCTGCTTCACcaggaaaaaaaacaatcatgGAGACTGTCTGCAACTCCAGAGGAGATATCCCAGCAGATAGTTTCTTCTGATACTTCCTCTACAGAAGCTATTGTGTCTGGTGGTGGTAGTCAAGATGGTGTTGCTTTGATTATACAAGTGCTTCTCATTGTCGCTTTTCTTGCTCTCAGTGTTCTCACCATTGGT GTTGTTTACATTGGAGTGACTGAGTTTCTTGggaagagggagagagagaagtttGAGAAAGAAGAGGCAGCAAAGAAGTCTAAGAAAAGTGGCAAGAAGAAACCAACGAGAGCCAAAGCTGGACCAAGGGGGTTCGGTCAGAAGATTGAAGATGATGACTTTGACATTGATCTTGaatga